The following proteins come from a genomic window of Deltaproteobacteria bacterium:
- a CDS encoding KH domain-containing protein, translating to MKELVEMIVKALVDRPEAVQISEIKGNHAYVIELSVAKEDLGKVIGKGGAHASAIRTILAAASGKENKRYILEIIEN from the coding sequence ATGAAAGAGCTGGTCGAGATGATCGTGAAGGCTCTCGTGGACCGGCCGGAGGCCGTGCAGATCAGCGAGATCAAGGGAAACCATGCCTATGTGATCGAGCTTTCGGTCGCCAAAGAGGATCTCGGCAAGGTGATCGGCAAGGGCGGCGCGCACGCGTCCGCGATACGCACCATCCTCGCGGCCGCGAGCGGCAAGGAGAACAAGCGGTACATCCTCGAGATCATCGAGAACTGA
- a CDS encoding riboflavin synthase, translating into MFTGIVERVARILRVEPAAGRAELEIEAGADLASEVKLGDSIAISGCCLTVVEIRGARLSFHAVPETLRRTSLGARRAGDEVNLERAMRADARLDGHIVQGHVDGTGAICSVQREGADRLVRIDCPTDLALQIVPKGSVAVEGVSLTVVDPDERGFSVALIPHTLAATTLGRLEPGMAVNLELDVLGKYVFRYLANAGYTKAGS; encoded by the coding sequence GTGTTCACGGGGATCGTCGAGAGGGTCGCGAGGATTCTGCGGGTCGAGCCCGCCGCCGGACGCGCGGAGCTCGAGATCGAGGCCGGCGCGGATCTGGCGAGCGAGGTCAAGCTCGGGGACAGCATCGCGATCTCGGGCTGCTGTCTCACCGTGGTCGAGATCCGCGGGGCGAGACTCTCGTTTCACGCGGTGCCAGAGACGCTCCGGCGCACGTCGCTCGGAGCGAGAAGGGCGGGGGACGAAGTGAATCTCGAGCGCGCGATGCGCGCCGATGCCCGCCTCGATGGGCACATCGTCCAGGGGCACGTCGATGGCACGGGCGCCATCTGCTCCGTGCAGCGGGAGGGCGCCGATCGCCTGGTGCGGATCGACTGCCCGACGGATCTGGCGCTGCAGATCGTTCCCAAGGGGTCGGTTGCGGTCGAGGGAGTCTCGCTCACGGTGGTCGATCCGGACGAGCGCGGCTTCTCCGTGGCGCTGATCCCGCACACGCTCGCCGCGACGACCCTGGGACGGCTCGAGCCGGGGATGGCCGTGAACCTCGAGCTCGACGTGCTCGGCAAGTACGTGTTCCGCTACCTGGCGAACGCCGGCTACACGAAAGCGGGTAGCTGA